CCGTCGTGGCCGTGAAATCCAGCCTTCGCTCGTTTCCCTCGTCATGACCGGCTACGGGACGATTGCGTCGGCTGTGGAGGCGATCAAGGCCGGCGCCTTCCATTACATTACCAAACCGTTTGAGTTAGAAGATCTTTACTCGCTTGTGACCAAGGCGCTCGAACTTCGGTATCTAAGGCAGGAGAACAAGGCGTTGAGACAGGAATTGAAAAAAAAGTTTCTTCCGGAGAACATCATTGGGAAAAGCAAAAAAATGCAGGAGATCTTCACCCTTTTGCGGAGGGTTTCGGAGAGCGACAGCACGGTTCTGATCCTGGGTGAAAGTGGCACCGGAAAGGAGCTACTGGCCAAGGCGATTCATTACAGTTCCCGACGGTCCGACCGTCCGCTGGTGACGATCAATTGTGCCGCTATCCCTGAGACGCTTCTTGAGAGCGAACTGTTTGGTCACGTCAAGGGGGCTTTTACAGGGGCGATCCAGACCCATCAGGGGCGTTTTGAGGAGGCGAACGGGGGGACGGTTTTTTTGGATGAAATTGGGGACATGAGTCCGCGACTTCAGGTGAAGGTTTTGCGTGTTCTCCAGGATCACCGTTTTGAACCGGTTGGCTCCAACAAGACTCGTGAGGTCGATGTCCGGATTATTACCGCTACGAACAGGGACCTTGTTCAAGCGGTCAAGGAGGGGACCTTTCGGGAGGATCTTTTTTATCGATTGAATGTTATTCCGATAACCCTGCCTCCCTTAAGGGAGCGGAAGAGTGATATCCCGCTGTTGATTCATCATTTTTTAAACAAGATTAATGGAGAGAACAAAAAGAATATTGCTGGTTTTGAGTCGGAGGCAATGGACTGCCTGATGGAGTATGCCTGGCCTGGTAATGTTCGCGAATTGGAGAATCTGGTTGAACGACTGACGATCCTGAAGGGGGAGGGATGGATCAGGGTAGTCGATCTTCTCCCCCATCTCAGGAGTGAAAAAAGGCCGGAAGAGATGTTCCACTCCCTCTGTTTGCCGGAGGGCGGTGTTTCGATTCGTGCCTTAATGGATGACTTTGAAACTTTGCTTATCCGCAAGGCGTTGGACAAGTGCGGTGGGAACAAGAACAAGGCGGCCGCTCTTCTGCAAATGAACCGGACAACACTTGTTGAGAAGATCAAGCGGTATGAACTCATACTTTCGGGAGAAGGGCTTAAGGAGGGCTGAGCATGGAGGAGAGAGGGGAAATTCTTCTGGTGGACGATGAGGAGTCTCTGATTCATGCCTTCGAGAAGCTGGCTCGTCGCAACCAGTTTCGCTTAAGTGTCGCAAGGAACGGTCTTGATGCGCTTGAAAAGCTTGCAAGCAATACGGTCAGTGTGGTCCTGCTGGATCTCAACTCGTCCGGTCTCGACGGGTTGCAGATCCTTGATTATATCAAAAAGAACCATTTGTCGACGGAGGTGATCATGATGACCGGCCGTGGCTCCATTGAGACGGCCGTCTCCTCTCTAAAGAGCGGCGCCTATGATTACCTCCTGAAACCGTTTGATGATCTGGATCATGTGGTGAACACACTGATCAAGGCCCAGGAAAAGGCAGAACTGGTGCGGCGCCTAAAGACATTTGAAACAGCCGAATCTTCGGAAAATGGATTTGATACACTGGTCGGCCAAAGTCAGAAGATGAAAGATGTTTTTGACCTGGTGGTGAGTGTTGCTCCCAGCGAGTCAACTGTCCTGATTATGGGTGAGAGCGGAACCGGGAAGGAACTGGTGGCCCGATCAATTCACAAGAGAAGCTTCCGAAAAGAACGCCCTTTTATTGTAGTCAACTGTGCCGCCCTTCCGGAAACGCTTTTGGAGAGTGAACTTTTTGGCCATGCGAAGGGATCTTTTACAGGAGCGGTTGCCGACACAAAGGGACTTTTTGAAGAAGCAGATCATGGGACTCTTTTTCTTGATGAAATCGGCGAGATCCCTCCCTCGATGCAGGTCAAGCTGCTCCGTGTCCTCCAGGATGGTGAAATCCGGCGGGTTGGAGGATCGGAGGTCAAGCACGTTGACGTGAGAATCCTTTCGGCAACGAACAAGGATCTTTACCAGAAGGTGAAGCAGGGGAGTTTTCGGGAGGATCTCTTTTACCGATTGAATGTGATTACCCTCTATCTTCCGTCCCTCCGGGACAAGAAAGAAGATATCCCTCTGATGGCCTACCACTTTATGAAGAAGTATGTCGCTAAAATGGGCAAGAAGGTCGGTCAGATCTCTCTGGATGCGATGCAGGCGTTGCAGGCTTATGACTGGCCTGGGAACGTTCGGGAACTGGAGAATGTCATTGAACGGGCGGTTGTACTGACGGAGGGAGACGGCATTTCGGCGAGGGATCTGCCTTCCAAGCTTCTCGGAGAGGTTTTTTATGCGCCGGATCCAAAGCACAATGGGGAGGAGGACATTTTACGGCTTCCCTACCACAAGGCCAAGGAGAGGACGATCCATCTTTTTAACCGCTCCTACGTCTCCCAGTTGCTGCGTTATGCGGAGGGAAATATTTCTATTGCATCGGTCCAGGCCGGCATGGATCGGAGCAACTTTAAAAAAATTATCAAGAAGTGTGAGGTTAGTGTTAGGGAATTCAAAAGAGGAAGGGAGAAGCGATGACGGGAAAAGTCCTTTTAATTGGGTTTCTTGAGAAGCCGGACAAGAAGGTAGGCAGCTTTTTGTCCAAGGAAGGATGGGAACTTGTAGAGGAGACACCGGTAGCGATTCTTGGTACAAAACCGGTTCCCTCCGTGGACGTGGCCCTTCTTTCGTTTGGAAACGAAGAGGTGGATGGGGCGACACAGGCGATTCAAAAACTCCGGTCGGGTGCCCAGGAGATTCCTGTTGTTTGTCTGACGCGCCTCTCTCATGTGGATCAGGCCGTCATGATCATGAAGAGCGGTGCCTTTGATTGTCTTCAGACGCCGGTTGATATGGGAAAGCTCAGTACCGTTCTCAAGAACGCAGCCCAAACGGCCCGCCTCAAGAAAAAGGTGCTTCTTCTCGAGAGCCAGGTCGGATGGGAAGGAAAGTTTGATGATATGGTCGGCGTTTCTCCGCAGATCCGCGAGATTTTCCAGATGGTCCATACCGTTGCAAAAAGTAATGCGACTGCCTTGATCCTCGGAGAGAGCGGAACCGGGAAAGAGTTGGTGGCACGGGCGATTCATCGCCACTCGGAACGGTCCAAAAACAAATTTATTGATATCAACTGTGCGGCGATCCCCAGAGAGCTCCTGGAAAACGAGCTTTTTGGGCACGAACGGGGGGCCTTCACGGGGGCGGACCGTCTTTATGTCGGGAGTTGTGAACGGGCTCATGGTGGAACCCTCTTTCTGGATGAGGTGAGTGAAATGGACCCATCACTTCAGGTCAAGTTGCTGCGTGTCCTTCAGGAGAGGAGTTTTGTCCGGATTGGCGGAAACCAGAATATTCAGGTCGATATCCGGGTGATTGCTGCGACCAACAAAAACCTGAAGTCCGAGGTGGAAAAGGGGGCGTTTCGGGAGGATCTTTATTATCGGCTCAATGTCGTCCCGATCATCCTCCCCCCCTTGCGGGCGCGACGTGAAGACATACCGGTTTTGGCGCAATTTTTCCTTGAGAAGTACGCCAAGGAGAACAGAAAATCATTTAAGGGTTTTACCCCTGAGGCGATGGAGTGCTTCGTTAATTATGACTGGCCCGGGAATGTGCGGGAGCTCGAGAATAATATTGAGCGCATTGTCGTATTGCATGATGAGCCGAGGGTGAAACCGGCCCATCTGCCCCGCTTTATATTGAGTGTGGAGAAAAAGGGGGGGCAGGAGCTTGGTGCCTGGGATGCCAATGGGTATCAAAAAATTCTCCCCCTCCATCTGGTGGAACAGTACGCAATTGAGTCTGCGATTGAACGTTGTCGCGGAGATCTGCTTGCTGCCGCACGCAAACTGGGGATTGGTCAGGCGACGATGTATCGAAAAGTGAAACGATACGGTATCAAAATGGCGAGCTAGTGTAATATCCCATAAATTCCTTTACGCTTCGTTGCCCACTCGTTCGTGATCCTCACGTACATTCAAGTACGCTCCGGTCGCTCGTTTGTGGGTACGAGGCCTATTATCCAATTTTTGACACATTAAAATTCACCCTTAAACTTCCAGGATATGGTTTTCTTGCATTTCTACTCTATCTTTGGTTCCTGGGCCGGCAGATCCGTGGCCGTTCTTCCTCACACAAGACGCTTCTTACATTTGCAACCTATCATCAGAAAAGAGATAGTTCGTCATAAAAGATCACGTTCCTATTATGCCTACACGGAGCTACAGCGTGATCCTGGGGGGCAAGGGATCAGGAGCCCTGTAGAAGCGGAGATACGAATTAGCCGAGCTGAATACGACTCTATCCAGCCCCACCAGAGCCGAATAATCCTTGTTACCAAGCCAGGTTGGTTGGGACAGGAGTGGTTGGTCTCTTATAGAATAGAGTGAGATTTTACCAACAACTCATTGTGACGGGACCCGAACAAGGGGTCAGTGATCACTTTTAATCCATTTGCGCCCGTCCGAAATGGGTCTCTCCAAACGCCTTCTGGGGAAGGGTTGGGAAGGGATAAATGGATTGATCGGTTTGAGATTGTTGATTCTTCCCACCGTCAGCTGTTTTGGTGGACGGCCGGTATTTCTACCCTGGCCTTTTCTGCTGCTGTTCTACGCCTGGGTCATGTCCCTTCTCGTTTTTACTATGGAGTGACGTACCGAGTTCCAAAAGGTCGATTGGGACAACCGATGAGGCTTCTTGATTCAGATTGGATCTTAAAGGTTGAGCAGGTAGAGCCAGGCCTTTGCAGCATTACCTCTGCGGTTCCAGCAAACAAACGACAACCGTTTGTAGAACTTAAACAGGTTCAGGCAGGTAAATTGGGGACGGAAGAGGTTGTTGGCAAGGTAGGGTCAGCCAGAATTTGGCTGGCGGATGATCGGGGTGTCATGTTTTCCATCCTGGATGCCCATCTGGATCAGCCTGTTTATACTTATATCGCCCCGGGAAGCGCCGCACACCGCCTCTTGATGGACAACAGGCACCTCTGGGAGGGACAGGGGGCAGCGATTAAAAACATGAGTGTTGTCCATCTGGCCGCAAACGTTTTCGCGTCTCATCAGGAGAGATTGTTTGAGGCCGCAGCGAAGGGAGGGACATTGACACTCCCTGTCTATAAAACCCAGGGGCCGTGGGGACATCCTCTAACACATATTTTTCGATGGCGTTATGGACAGGGGAGGTCTGTCTATTTCATTCAGGAATTGGGGGAAGACCAAAAACTCTATACAACAACGCTGATCCCCGATGAGATTTACCTGACTCGTCCTGAGGAGAAGTGGCTTAAACTGACCTATGCACAAATAACCTCCGATTCAAAGTTTCCCTGGAATGCCTCCCTGTTGGTGCATGAGGAGTCAACCTTGGGAAAGGCGTTGCTTGCGTTACAGGCCCGGTGGGTTCATGAAGAGAAGGGTGTTTACTACCTTTCTCCGAGTGTCTTCGGGGAGGCGGTAAAGGTTTTTGAGGCACAGTCTTCCGAAGTGATTCAATTTTATCGTAAGGCCGCCTTGGATAAGATCGGGCAACTTTCCTTAGATCCTCTAGCAAAAAATGCCAGCACGGAGGAGATGATTCGCTGGGCCCTGTTTGATGTAAAACCGCCCCGCAGAAGAGCGTGAAGAAAACAGATTCCCTTTCTCCAGGAAGTTATGAAAATTTTGTTTCTCAGCTTGCCGATCGGGAATACTTCGGCCAAAAACTGGGGTTAGAGCGCATTCAAAGGCTCCTTGATCAGCTTGGAAACCCGGAGAAGAGATTTCCCTCTATTCATATCGCCGGTACCAACGGCAAAGGTTCCACCGCGGCGATGATCGCCACCATCCTTAAAGAAGCCGGATATCGGGTCGGCCTTTATACCTCGCCGCATCTGATCGATTTTTGTGAGAGGATCCGCATTCTCTCTCCTTCCATAACTCACCCCCAGCCCCTCTCTTACATTAAGAGAGGGGAGAGCAATCCCCCCATACAACCTGGTCAAGTCCTCCACTACGCCCGTCTTATCAAGGAAGCGGAAGAGGAGCCGCTTACCTTTTTTGAACTTGCGACGGCGATCGGGTTTTTGCATTTCGCGACTGAGGGCGGGTATCCACCGGAGGAGGGTAAGGAACCTGTTGATATCGCCGTTATCGAGGTCGGGATGGGGGGACGACTCGATGCAACGAACGTTATTACACCACTTGTCTCGGTGATCACAACGATTGGATTGGATCACACCCAATATCTTGGGGATTCGATTGAAAAGATTGCCTTTGAGAAGGCCGGGATCATCAAGCCGGGGGTGCCGGTGGTGGTTGGGGATTTGCCGGAGGGGGCCGCAGAGGTGCTGCGAACAATAATATCCCCCCACCGAGATCCCCACGGTCATCAAGAGGCCCCCCTTGGTTTAAGGGGGGCGAAGATTATCCCGGCGCTGTTTGAGGGGGGATACAAGATTGGTCTTTCAGGCTCCCACCAACAACAAAACGCCGCTGTGGCCATGGCGGTTATTGCTGAATTAAGGAGACAAGGCTGGTCCATCTCCGATGCCGCCGTTTCCGAAGGGCTTGCCAACATCGACTGGCCGGGCCGTCTTCAAACGATTCAGGAAGAGCCATGGATCTTGATCGATGGAGCCCACAATCGGGAGGCGATGGAGACCGTCCGGCGGTATCTCGAGCAGAGCCTTCAAGGGCGACGACTAAAAGTCTTATTTACCGCGATGGCCGATAAAGATATTTCAGGAATGTTGGGCGAGATAGGGTCGGTCGCTTCGGAGATCGTTGTGACCGAACTCCCCATGAAGAGGGCCGCCAGCTCCGATGAGCTTTTACGTTTGGTAAAAGAGAATGGCATGGAAGGTCAGTTCATAAGTCCCCCCGAAAAAGCTTTCCAATTGATGAGGGAATCCCTTAAAGAGGATGAGGTGTTGCTGGCAACGGGCTCCTTTTATCTGGTGGGAGAGCTTCTCCGATGCTTGTTAGATCCTTAAGTCTTATCGTCTGTCTCTTTTCATTCTCCCTTTCAGCGGATGATGGGCGTTTGATCATCGAAAAGATGGTTCAGAGGATACGTGGCCACGCCAATATCGCGGAATACGAGATGACGATTCAGCGTCCCTCCTGGACACGCACAATCCGCCTCAAGGCGTGGGATGATCGTGCTCACAGCCGCGTTTTTGTGCGTCTCCTGGAGCCTCCGAAGGATGCGGGGATCTCTTTCTTGAGGCTTGATTACAATCTCTGGAACTATCTCCCGAAGGTGGAAAAGGTTATGAAGATTCCGCCCTCGATGATGCTCCAACCCTGGATGGGGAGTGATTTTTCGAACGATGATCTTGTTAAGGAGTCAAGTTACATCGATGATTATGAGCATCAGGTGGTGGGTCACGAGATGAAGGAGGGGGAGAAGGTCTTTAAAATCGAGCTCATTCCAAAACTGCATGCGCCGGTCGTCTGGGGAAAGGTCGTTTTCTGGGTCCGTGAAAAAGATGATCTGCCGATGGAGCAGCATTTTTTAGATGAGAGGGGAAGGCTGATCAAGGTCTTGACCTTTAAGGATTTCAAAATCATGGATGGTATTCTTCACCCCCTCCTCTGGGAGATGGAAAATAAGCAGAAAGAGGGACAGAAGACGATGATTCGGCTCGTAAATGTTGACTTTGACCCTTTGCCTCCGATTCCCACGTCGGTGTTTACGGAACAGAATTTGCGACGCTAACCTACGTTCTCCTTTCTCAACTCCTGCCAGGCATAATAACCATCAAGATTGAGGATCGGCAGGAGATTTATTAAACAGAGGAGATAGGAACCGGCTGTGAAGAGCCACAGAACCAATTGGGACTCCGATCCTTCGAACAGGAATAAGAGGCAAGAGGAGAGTCCTCCCAGGATGAGATGGGTGTACGGGCCGGCGAGTGAGACAACAATCCTCTGCCACCGACTTGCGAGCCACATGTCGGAGGTATCCACGAAAAGGATCGGGCTGATCCAGTTCCAACCGACTCCTATTCCGAGAATCCGTCGACCAAATGCCTTCGTCGTAAAGGCGTGCCCTCCTTCATGAATGGGGCCGGACAGTAGAAGAAGCACGATGAGAGGTAGAGTGATGCCTGGAATTTCATCGAGATTCATTTGGGACCATTTCAGGGGGAGGTCTTTAAGAAAGAGTAGAAGACCCGATAGGGTGAGGAGGCCGATCAGTAACTGCCCACTCCTGGAGAAGAGGGGACGGATGAACCGGTAGAGACGGGAGATGAGGGGATCAACATTTCGGAGCATGAGTCTCCATTCAAACAGATGTTGCAGTCCTTGTAAAATCCTTTGGCCCCACGAGGGGATCAGAAGGAACGATGCCCTTGTCGTGCGACTCTTGGCAAATCCTGAGGCGACCAGCCCTGAGATAGTCTCTGCAATTGAATGTGGCGCAAAAAGTCCGAACTCTTTCAAGTAAAGAAGGGTTAGATCTTTCAGATTTTTATGGCCGTCGAGATTTTGCCAAATAAATATCCCTTGGGAGGAGAGTCGGAAGTAGGTCCCATCGCCTCTATTGGCAAGGATCGTCATCACGGTTCCATCTTCCGAAGTTGTTGTTTGTTCCTCAATGCCGGTGGTTCGAATCGGTCGATCGCGAAGACTCAAGATTTCAAACATTCCGAGGCGAAGTTCGCGACTCTCGCCGACCACCTTCATGAAATCCTCCCGTTTTAATTCCAGGAGTTCGGTTTCCCCTAACGCACGAACGGTCGCATTTCGGGTAGATTCTGTGAGAAGGGCGGTCTCTCCAAAGAGGGCACCTGCTTCCAGGATAGCCAGTTGCCTTTTCCGCCCATTGTCTTTCTGAATCACTTCAACCCGACCGGTTTTGACAAGAAAACAGGAGCTGGCCACTTCCCCCTCACGAATAATCGTGTCGCCTTGTTTGATGGAAAGGCAATGGATCTTTTGAGCCAGAAGGTGCAGGCGGTCGACTTTAAGGGAGCCAAAAGGGGTGGCCCTCTTCAAGAAATCGATGACAAGGAGCTGCTCTGTCTTTACATTCCCTTGCTGATTTGTGATTTTAATTCCTCGTCAGGTCGGTTCCAGTCGATCTTTCGGAGTGTCGTCAATTCCTCGCTATTTAGCTTGACGCCTGATTTCTGGATCGTCCCTTCAGGATCTTTGCGGAATTCCACCCTGAATTTCTGGTCGTTCATCCACTTGTCGATCAGTTTGCCGATATCTTGGTAGCTCATGGGTTCTGTTCTCCTTTTTGAAAAGTGAGACGTTACCTATATAGGAAACAAGCCTCTCTTGATAGCTTTTTTTTGGGTGGGCCGCCGCGAGACTTTTTTTCGCCCGTTCACAATAGAGCTCAATTAAGAAGGCTGTGAGACGGCCGATCCCCTTGGCAAAGAGAAGGGACCTGGCCTTTTCAAGAGGTCCGAACAAAACCCTCTTTTCGGCCTCGGAACATCTTTGAAGGCAAAGGGCGATCGGGAGTGTCCTCGTACCGTTCCTCAAGTCCCGACTGATGGGGGCCTGAAACAGGTCATAGAAGTCGGTGGCGAGTTGGGTCGCGGTTCCGAGATTTCGTCCCATCTCTTCATAGGAACTGATTTGGTCTTCTGCTCCTCCGGCCAGTAATGCGGCGATTGAGGCGAGGGTCGCGATACCACTGCTCTTGGCCCTCACGGAATCTTCGACCTCTTGTGTCTGGACATTTGTTTTCCCCGTCATTGCGAGTTCCCTTTGCTGCCCGGTGGCGGCCTCCAACAGTCCCTTTGCAAATCGGAGCTGGATCTTTATGCGGAGCTCTTCGGTCGTCTTGAGCTCTGCGATCAAAATCTGGGGGAGTGCTGAGAGAAAGAGTGAGGAGCCGAGTTGGAGTTCTGGCGTTCTGTGGTTCGGCCAGTGAGCTATCGCATCCCCATCGGCGATGTCATCGATAATATCCATTCCCAGGAAGAGGAACTTCCCCAGTGCGGTCAGCGGAAGCGCCTCCTCTTCACGTCCGGCGATTCCGCCATAGACGAGGAGGGGAATATCGACATACGGAGAGTTTTCCCCTGTCGGGAACTGATCGAGAAGCGAATGCAGAAGAGAGCGCTGATCCTGGGAGGAGATAGAGATATCGATGAATGATCGTGCCGGATCACTCTCGTCTTGGAGAGGCAGGGGAGCAAAAGCGACTCGTGACATAAAGTGGGGGGTATGCTACCAGAAAAAGGGTCAAAGAAAAGGATTTTTCCATGGAAAATCAGATCCTACTCGAGGCGGTTGAGAAAGTTTATCGGACCAATGGCCTGCCGGTTAAGGCGCTCACGAATGTCTCTTTGACGTTTGCCTCCGGTGAGTTTGCTGTCCTGGCCGGACCTTCGGGCTCAGGAAAATCGACCCTTTTGAATCTCATCGGGGCGCTTGATCGTCCAACGTCAGGCGGCGTCAAAGTGGCCGGGAGAGATCTTTTACAGATGAATCTCCGGCAGCTCTCGGAATTTCGGCTTCGAAAGATTGGATTTGTCTTTCAGTCCTACAATCTGATTCCTGTCTTAACGGCGATTGAGAATGTTGAATACATCCTGCTCCTTCAGGGAATCGATCCAAAGGAGAGACGTGAGAGGGCCATGGCCCTCCTGGAACGGGTCGGTCTTCTAGACCAGGTTGGCAAGCGACCGGGTGAAATGAGTGGGGGGCAGCAACAGCGAGTTGCCGTGGCCCGGGCGCTTGTGAGTCGCCCCGAGTTGATTTTGGCCGATGAGCCAACGGCGAATCTCGACTCACAGACAGGGGCAACGTTGATTGATCTCTTTCGAGAGTTGAACGAGCAATTTCAAACAACCTTCCTCTTTGCCTCACACGATCCGATGGTCATTGAGCGGGCCCGGCGTGTGGTCCGGCTTAAAGATGGTCGGATTGAGTCATGAGGCTTCTTTTGAAATTGGCGTTTCGAAACATCTTCCGTCATAAGAAGCGTTCTCTCATTACGATGACGGCGATTGCCGTTGGTTTGGGGGCCCTTATTTTTATGAGGAGCTTTATGCATGGGGCCCATCTCCAGATGGTTCGTAATGTCACGCGAACACTGACCAGTGATGCCCAAATTGTTCCTAAGGCGCTTGAAAATTTTTACAATACGAATGGGGCGATCGAAGATCCCGAGCCGATCCGTCGTATTCTCCGTTCGGACCCCCGAATCCTGGCATTTTCTGAAAGGATTATCGGCGGAGGGATGATTGCCTCTGAGAAAAAATCGATGGCGACGTTTATCATCGGTTTTGATCCGGCGCAGGAGGAAAAAATAGGTACCCGCCGGGAGGTTGTTTCTGGTCGGGCCCTGACGGAAGCGGACGAACAAGGTCTCATTTTGGGCGAAAAGATGCGTCAGATTCTGGGAGCCCAAATCGGAGAGTCGATTGTGCTGACGGCGCAAGACTTCTATGGATCCCTCACGGGCGAGAGATTTACCGTTCTGGGGACCTTTCAGACAGGAAATGATCAGGTGGACAACAGTATGGTGATCCTCTTGAAGCAATCCGCCCAAAGACTCCTTTCTTTTGAGCAACGCGTTTCGAAATTCGCCCTCCGGATAGATCCCCGTTATTTAACCGATGATGTTGTGCACGATTTGAGGGGCAAGATTGTAGATCCAAATCTCAAGGTGGTGACCTGGCAGAATCTGATTCCGATGATCGCGCAGATGATCCAGTTTCAGGACGGGATGAGCTTTATCATTATGGCGATTGTTCTGTCCGTTGTCGCCACCGGGATTCTCAATACACTGATGATGTCTATTATGGAGAGAATTCGTGAGTTTGGTCTCATGATTGCTCTGGGAACAAAGCCGTCACAGATTATTCTTCTCATTCTTCTTGAGTCCTTTTTCTTGAGTATCTTTGGTGCCCTCGGTGGGCTTTTTCTGGGATCCGGACTTATCTTTTACTTCGGCCATATCGGGATTGACCTGACACGGTTTGTTTCCGCCTTGTCCAATCTCATGATTGGATCACAGGTCTTCCCCCACTTTGACCTGCGCTATTCTCTGATTTTCCTGCTCGTTGTCCTTGTCAGTAATCTCCTTGTTTCCCTCTATCCGGCCTGGAGGGCCGGGAAGTTAGCGCCCTTGGAGGCGATGAGACAGGTATGACCTCTATTCTAATGCTGGCCTACAGAAATATTCTCCGGCACAAAAAGAGGTCATTCATCATTGTTGCTGCCATTGCGATCGGTCTTGGGGCGATTCTCTTCTTGCGTGGTTTTGCCTCCGGGGCTCAGAGGCAGATGATTGATAACATCGTTTCGGTCATTACAAGCGAAATCTCAATTGTTCATAAATCGATGGAAAACATCTATAACACCAATGGAACGATAAAAGATCCCGAATCGGTTCGGCGTCTCCTCCGTGAAGACCCGCGTGTTGCCGGTTTTGCCGAGGAGGTCTTTGGTTCCGGTATCATTTCGTCTCCGCAGGCCTCCATCATGACCTTTGTATCGGGGGTTGATCCGGGGCAGGAAACGGCGATTGGAAGTCGTTTCCCGATCGTTTCAGGGCGGCTTTATGCCTCGGAGGAGGAGCACAGTGTTGTTATAGGTGAAAAGATGCGGAAGATTCTTGGGGTTGAGTTGGGTGAGAAGGTTGTCGTAACGGTTCAAGATCTGGGCGGAACGCTGACGGGTGAGTCGTTTACGCTCGTGGGGACGCTCGAGATTGGCAATGATCAGCTTGACAGTGGAACCGTTGTTCTTTCTTTGGGGGCAGGAAAGAGACTGCTCGGAATGGGAGATCGACTTTCCAAATTTGCCGTGAAGGCTCACGATCGGCATGAGATTCCGGCGCTTGTGAAAAGTTTGAAAGAGAGGCTTACCGGCACCGATCTCATTGTGATGACGTGGGACGAACTGATTCCGATGCTCTCACAGATGATGCGATTTCAGGATGGAATGATTTTCATTCTCCTTTTAATTGTTCTTTCCGTCGTAACGGCTGGTGTTCTGAATACGCTCCTCATGTCGATTATTGAGAGAACAAGGGAATTTGGACTCATGTTGGCACTAGGGGTAAAACCGTTTCAGGTTGTTTTGCTACTGATTGTCGAAACGCTCCTTTTAAGTCTTATGGGGGTTGTCGTCGGGATTTCGCTCGGTACGCTGGCGATCCTCTATTTTGGTCATGTTGGCATTGATCTGACCCGGTTTTTGTCGACATTCTCCAATCTCCTGGTTGGTTCCCACGTTTATCCGCGTGTTGACTGGAGCTATGTTGGGATTTTTGTGATGGTTGTGTTGGTTGCCAATATTTTTATCGCCTTTTACCCGGCTTGGAGGGCCTCAAGGCTCCAGCCTGTCGTAGCGATGAGGCAGGTGTAATTTTGGAGAGATTCCTCCGACACTTTCCCCTGCTGGTGCTGTTATTTTATTTTAGTACACCTGCTCTTGCCCTCTCTCTGGTTGAAAGAAGCAAGATCTCACTTGATCTCGGCGGCTACTACAAAAACCTCTTTTTTACCTCCAAACGCCAGGCAACGGGGGATTTCTATCTTGCCGACTTAAACCGGTTTCGGCTCGAGTGGGATGCCCATTTTCTGGAAAAATTTTCAGCCAATGTGGTCTGGGATCAGGAACTCATCGGGGGTAATTATATTGCTACGGAGGAGTTTGCGACACGGCAGGCCAATAGAAATATCGCCACTCCTGATCTGGAGTACCAACTTCATAGGAGCAACCATCTTTTTTATGGGCAGAATTTTTACCGCGCCTATTTGCAATATAAGTCTTCTTGGATGACGGTGACGGTCGGCCGTCAGCGGGTTGATTGGGGGGTGATGCGGATCA
This portion of the Deltaproteobacteria bacterium genome encodes:
- a CDS encoding sigma-54-dependent Fis family transcriptional regulator, producing the protein MPQSVLIVEDEPVLQKALVRFFEKRSYEVTAGSNGQDGLAFLEKKPFDLLLADLMLPDISGIDLIRRGREIQPSLVSLVMTGYGTIASAVEAIKAGAFHYITKPFELEDLYSLVTKALELRYLRQENKALRQELKKKFLPENIIGKSKKMQEIFTLLRRVSESDSTVLILGESGTGKELLAKAIHYSSRRSDRPLVTINCAAIPETLLESELFGHVKGAFTGAIQTHQGRFEEANGGTVFLDEIGDMSPRLQVKVLRVLQDHRFEPVGSNKTREVDVRIITATNRDLVQAVKEGTFREDLFYRLNVIPITLPPLRERKSDIPLLIHHFLNKINGENKKNIAGFESEAMDCLMEYAWPGNVRELENLVERLTILKGEGWIRVVDLLPHLRSEKRPEEMFHSLCLPEGGVSIRALMDDFETLLIRKALDKCGGNKNKAAALLQMNRTTLVEKIKRYELILSGEGLKEG
- a CDS encoding bifunctional folylpolyglutamate synthase/dihydrofolate synthase, which encodes MKKTDSLSPGSYENFVSQLADREYFGQKLGLERIQRLLDQLGNPEKRFPSIHIAGTNGKGSTAAMIATILKEAGYRVGLYTSPHLIDFCERIRILSPSITHPQPLSYIKRGESNPPIQPGQVLHYARLIKEAEEEPLTFFELATAIGFLHFATEGGYPPEEGKEPVDIAVIEVGMGGRLDATNVITPLVSVITTIGLDHTQYLGDSIEKIAFEKAGIIKPGVPVVVGDLPEGAAEVLRTIISPHRDPHGHQEAPLGLRGAKIIPALFEGGYKIGLSGSHQQQNAAVAMAVIAELRRQGWSISDAAVSEGLANIDWPGRLQTIQEEPWILIDGAHNREAMETVRRYLEQSLQGRRLKVLFTAMADKDISGMLGEIGSVASEIVVTELPMKRAASSDELLRLVKENGMEGQFISPPEKAFQLMRESLKEDEVLLATGSFYLVGELLRCLLDP
- a CDS encoding sigma-54-dependent Fis family transcriptional regulator, which codes for MEERGEILLVDDEESLIHAFEKLARRNQFRLSVARNGLDALEKLASNTVSVVLLDLNSSGLDGLQILDYIKKNHLSTEVIMMTGRGSIETAVSSLKSGAYDYLLKPFDDLDHVVNTLIKAQEKAELVRRLKTFETAESSENGFDTLVGQSQKMKDVFDLVVSVAPSESTVLIMGESGTGKELVARSIHKRSFRKERPFIVVNCAALPETLLESELFGHAKGSFTGAVADTKGLFEEADHGTLFLDEIGEIPPSMQVKLLRVLQDGEIRRVGGSEVKHVDVRILSATNKDLYQKVKQGSFREDLFYRLNVITLYLPSLRDKKEDIPLMAYHFMKKYVAKMGKKVGQISLDAMQALQAYDWPGNVRELENVIERAVVLTEGDGISARDLPSKLLGEVFYAPDPKHNGEEDILRLPYHKAKERTIHLFNRSYVSQLLRYAEGNISIASVQAGMDRSNFKKIIKKCEVSVREFKRGREKR
- a CDS encoding sigma-54-dependent Fis family transcriptional regulator, which gives rise to MTGKVLLIGFLEKPDKKVGSFLSKEGWELVEETPVAILGTKPVPSVDVALLSFGNEEVDGATQAIQKLRSGAQEIPVVCLTRLSHVDQAVMIMKSGAFDCLQTPVDMGKLSTVLKNAAQTARLKKKVLLLESQVGWEGKFDDMVGVSPQIREIFQMVHTVAKSNATALILGESGTGKELVARAIHRHSERSKNKFIDINCAAIPRELLENELFGHERGAFTGADRLYVGSCERAHGGTLFLDEVSEMDPSLQVKLLRVLQERSFVRIGGNQNIQVDIRVIAATNKNLKSEVEKGAFREDLYYRLNVVPIILPPLRARREDIPVLAQFFLEKYAKENRKSFKGFTPEAMECFVNYDWPGNVRELENNIERIVVLHDEPRVKPAHLPRFILSVEKKGGQELGAWDANGYQKILPLHLVEQYAIESAIERCRGDLLAAARKLGIGQATMYRKVKRYGIKMAS